The stretch of DNA GAAACCGGAATAGAAGGAATAGATAGATTCCGTTTGGGTTAGTGGCCTATAAACAATTTTAGGAGGTACCACTTATGGTCTACAAATTATCTTCATCTAATACTCAAAATCTATCACTTACGATTTATAATGACGATTTTGCTGTCGTGAAAGAGACTAGATCTTTTACACCTCAGGAGAATGAGACGGTTGTTCATTACCTAGACGTAGCGAAACAGATTGAAACAAATTCAATTATTGTTTCTGGTGTAGAAGTGAAGGAGTTAAATTATGATTATGATTTGGTAGACAAATCCAAGCTGTTGGAGAAATATATTGATCATATTGTTTTTTTAATAGACTCCCATACAAATGAAAGGTCTGAAGTTCGATTGCTAAGTGTAAGTGGGGGGATCGTAGTTGAAGATAGTAAGACGAAGGAAATTAAACTGGATCCCCGTGGAGAATTAATTTTACCAAAACTTCCTAATGAGTTAATTGTAAAACCAGCACTTGTATGGAAAATCGAGCCTTCTTCTGCTCCTATTATTGATGTATCATACATGACAAAGGGTCTTTTCTGGGAATCAAATTATGTGCTAAATCTTAAAGAGCAATCCTTTGACCTTTCAGGATGGGTTGAAATTCAAAATAATTCAGGTACAACTTTTCATAATGCACAGATAAAGGTGCTAGCTGGTGATGTAAACCGGGTGAATGAGGATACACGCTATGATGAGGATTTTATTGTATATAATAGCGCTGAATCAATGGAAGATGAATTGAATGAAAAGATTTTTGGTGATTACCATATATACACTTTAAAGGAACCGACCACTTTAAAGGATAATCAGGCAAAACAAATGAAATTTATCCAGGTTAATAATGGAACGTTCAAACGTTATTATGAGATTGATGATTATACGAATAATCCAAAGATCATGATTGAGATTAAAAATTCTTCAGCAAATAACATGGGGATACCCCTGCCAAAAGGGAAAATAAAGGTGTACCATGAGGATTCAGAGGAAAAGGTTACTGAATTTATTGGTGAAGACCGTATTCATCACACTACAAAGGATGAGAAAATTACCTTATATATCGGAAATGCCTTTGATATTGTTTGTGAAAGTAAAATTCTCAAACGGTATAAAATGAAAAACTCTGAATATGTAAAACACGAGTATGTATTAAAAAATCAAAAAGTTGAAAGCGCGCAGATAAAAATTACACACTACATAAGCGAACGTTTCTGGAAAATTGAAGAATCAACCGACGAATTTAAAGAAATAGATGCTAACCATATAGAGTTTTGGGTGGAGGTACCTCCAGGTGAGGAGAAGACAATTGGATTCGGAATCACTTATGATCGTGCTCTTTACATGGAAATAAAAAAAACAGAAGATTAATAGAAGTTGAAAATAATAAAAGTGGGCTCATTTCTTTTATAGAGATGAGCTTTCCTTGTGGGATATCATACATTAGTCATATGGCAGGAAAATTGAACAAAAACCCAATCGATTTTTTCGACATTAAGTTGGAATATTCGCAAAATAAATTTTATTGAAAGCGTATGCTATAATGATGATATAAAAATCACTGCAAGGAGTAATCGCTATGTTGAAAGATATTTTTATGAGTTTATCTCAAAACCAATTTCTAAATAGTGCTGCTAAAAAATATGGTTTAAAAATGGGGGCACAAAGTGTCGTTGCAGGAACGAATATAGATGAAGTTATTAAAAGTATAAAAGAGCTGAACTCACACGGAATTTCTTGTACAGTGGATAATTTAGGAGAGTTCGTTTTTAAAGAAGAAGAGGCAAATGCTGCAAAAGAACAAATCCTTAATGTAATTGAAGCTATTCATGAGCATAAAGTGGATGCGCATATTTCTTTAAAACCTACTCAATTGGGCTTAGATATTGAATATTCTTTCTGTTTAAATAACTTAAGAGAAATTGTTGATCTAGCAAACCGTTATGGTATCTTTGTAAATATAGACATGGAGGATTATAGTCATTTAAGTCCTACATTTGATTTACTTGACGATCTTTCTTTAGAGTACGATAATGTTGGAACAGTTATTCAGTCCTATTTCCATCAGGCACAAGAGTATATTGAAAAATATAAAAATTATCGCATCCGAATTGTAAAAGGTGCGTATAAAGAATCACCAGAAATCGCTTACCAAGATAAAAATGATATTGATGCTAATTTTATTAAAATATCTGAATGGCATTTATTAAATGGTAAATTTACATCCATTGCTACTCATGACCATAGAATAATAAACTATTTAAAGGATTTTGTTAAAAAGAACAATATCCCAAATGACAAGTACGAGTTCCAAATGTTATATGGATTTAGAAAAGAGCTGCAATTAAAGTTGGCAAGTGAAGGATACAATTTCTGCACATATGTTCCTTTTGGTAATGACTGGTATGGATATTTCATGAGACGCCTAGCTGAACGGCCACAAAACTTAAATCTTGTTGCTAAACAAGTGTTCAACAAAAAAACAAATACAATTATTGGTGTAGCAGCAGGTGCATTCTTATTAGGTAAAATGACCAACAAGCAAACCAAGAAAAAAAGAAAATAATACAGACAAGAATCCTTTCATCAAATTGATGAGAGGATTTTTTATTACAGGGGTAAATTTGCCTCCCTTATGGATTAAAAAAGGCACCTAGCCTTTGTGGTAATTATAATCACAAAGGTTAGGCACCAGGTTTTACGGCATTATAAGAAAAATTAGTATCATCCCATTGGAATATGCCTTCTTGAAGCTTTATTCTAAGATCAAAGGGACACGTAGAAGGGTTTATGTTTGCCTCTTCTTCTCCAGTGGCCATTTGCTCCAATATTAGTTGCTTGAAACGAAGTAAATCTGTTTTAGATGCAATCCGAATGATTCGATCTAAAGTAATACTTTTCTCACTGATTCCATGACAATTACAAATACTTGTTTGAAAACCTTTATTAAACTGAATCATCATGTGTAAATCATTGATACTCGCAACCCCAAAAACCTCTTTTATTACATCCTCATAACGTAGCTGTTTCCCAGTTGCAAATTTAATCATATTCCTCTCAGGATTTTCTAAGAAATAAACCGTTTCAATCGAACCGTCCATGTATAGCACCTTTTTTCCAATTATTTTTCTATCTCAATGAATTAAGAATGGTGGTGGAATGATAAACCTTCTTGCATAACAACCCTCATTCTAATCCCTTCTATTTTTATTATACCATACTTTATTATGGGTGACGGAAAAGCAATCGGTTTGTGTCGATATAGCCACAGTAATAATGACATGCCTTGGCGAATAAAATGGGTGAATGGGATTGATTCACATAGATCAATAAATTGGGATTAGAACACCACTGAATAATCTATAAGAGGAGTAGTTGGGGCTATGAGCAAACGAAAGTGG from Bacillus sp. SLBN-46 encodes:
- a CDS encoding proline dehydrogenase family protein, encoding MLKDIFMSLSQNQFLNSAAKKYGLKMGAQSVVAGTNIDEVIKSIKELNSHGISCTVDNLGEFVFKEEEANAAKEQILNVIEAIHEHKVDAHISLKPTQLGLDIEYSFCLNNLREIVDLANRYGIFVNIDMEDYSHLSPTFDLLDDLSLEYDNVGTVIQSYFHQAQEYIEKYKNYRIRIVKGAYKESPEIAYQDKNDIDANFIKISEWHLLNGKFTSIATHDHRIINYLKDFVKKNNIPNDKYEFQMLYGFRKELQLKLASEGYNFCTYVPFGNDWYGYFMRRLAERPQNLNLVAKQVFNKKTNTIIGVAAGAFLLGKMTNKQTKKKRK
- a CDS encoding DUF4139 domain-containing protein, whose translation is MVYKLSSSNTQNLSLTIYNDDFAVVKETRSFTPQENETVVHYLDVAKQIETNSIIVSGVEVKELNYDYDLVDKSKLLEKYIDHIVFLIDSHTNERSEVRLLSVSGGIVVEDSKTKEIKLDPRGELILPKLPNELIVKPALVWKIEPSSAPIIDVSYMTKGLFWESNYVLNLKEQSFDLSGWVEIQNNSGTTFHNAQIKVLAGDVNRVNEDTRYDEDFIVYNSAESMEDELNEKIFGDYHIYTLKEPTTLKDNQAKQMKFIQVNNGTFKRYYEIDDYTNNPKIMIEIKNSSANNMGIPLPKGKIKVYHEDSEEKVTEFIGEDRIHHTTKDEKITLYIGNAFDIVCESKILKRYKMKNSEYVKHEYVLKNQKVESAQIKITHYISERFWKIEESTDEFKEIDANHIEFWVEVPPGEEKTIGFGITYDRALYMEIKKTED